A genomic segment from Candidatus Eisenbacteria bacterium encodes:
- a CDS encoding glycosyltransferase family 39 protein encodes MTRRKPPRKEAGSVRLLRGARVLRWLPVGAAILFLGGSLARFDPKLSMNGDDAEFLILGRAIAEGKGMTNINEAEPTPHTKYPFLFPALLALLHRAAPDSILLPKIVGILLGCASASFFAMLLLRVATPGVAAAGSLLYATNPFLLDFGQLILSETPFLFLALLALLLFLRWEERGGRLFPVGAAAAAIAAYFTRSAGVALLGAVFLALLLGRRPRAAVVFALIAVAAAVPWSVRNQRVGGSAYMNQFLVKNPYDPDAGKLDFGTFVSARLAGNLETYGTYEIGRGIAAGAYAGGKARESAAGRAIALAASLAALAGLAARIRKAAGILEGYTVLYLGVCLLWPEVWGSIRFLLPVLPLLLFYALFAGARVLAAAPAAARPAAFLGVVLLLGSNVYANAKERGASAYPPAWRNYHGAALWARENTPEESVFVCRKPGLFYVWSGRRAAAYLWSEDRRAVFEKMLADRADYVVVAPLSGTTPRYLIPAIEEHRGRFEVVFHLSEPDTYVLRLLPENAP; translated from the coding sequence TTGACGCGGCGGAAGCCCCCAAGAAAGGAAGCGGGTTCCGTCCGACTTCTCCGCGGAGCCCGGGTCCTCCGCTGGCTTCCGGTGGGAGCGGCGATTCTCTTCCTTGGCGGAAGCCTCGCGCGCTTCGACCCGAAGCTCTCGATGAACGGAGACGACGCCGAGTTCCTCATCCTCGGCCGCGCGATCGCCGAGGGGAAAGGAATGACGAACATCAACGAGGCGGAGCCGACCCCCCACACGAAGTACCCGTTCCTCTTCCCGGCCCTCCTCGCTCTTCTTCATCGCGCGGCGCCGGACTCGATCCTCCTCCCAAAGATCGTCGGGATTCTTCTCGGGTGCGCGTCCGCGTCCTTCTTCGCCATGCTCCTTCTTCGCGTCGCGACGCCCGGAGTCGCCGCGGCCGGCTCGCTTCTCTACGCGACGAACCCCTTTCTTCTCGATTTCGGGCAGCTCATCCTCTCCGAGACCCCGTTTCTCTTTCTCGCGCTTCTCGCTCTCTTGCTCTTTCTCCGATGGGAGGAGAGGGGAGGGCGCCTCTTCCCGGTCGGAGCGGCGGCAGCGGCGATCGCGGCGTACTTCACGCGGAGCGCGGGAGTTGCTCTTCTCGGCGCCGTCTTCCTCGCCCTCCTTCTCGGACGGCGCCCCCGCGCCGCGGTGGTTTTCGCGCTCATCGCCGTCGCCGCGGCCGTCCCGTGGTCCGTCCGGAACCAAAGGGTCGGCGGAAGCGCATACATGAATCAATTTTTGGTCAAGAACCCGTACGATCCGGATGCGGGGAAGCTCGACTTCGGCACGTTCGTGAGCGCGCGCCTCGCGGGGAACCTTGAAACGTACGGGACCTACGAGATTGGCCGGGGGATCGCGGCGGGAGCGTACGCGGGAGGGAAGGCAAGGGAGTCCGCGGCTGGCCGCGCGATCGCGCTCGCCGCATCGCTCGCCGCCCTCGCGGGTCTTGCCGCGAGGATCCGAAAGGCCGCCGGCATCCTTGAGGGCTATACCGTTCTCTATCTCGGCGTGTGCCTCCTCTGGCCGGAGGTCTGGGGGAGCATCCGATTCCTTCTCCCGGTTCTTCCGCTCCTTCTCTTCTACGCGCTCTTTGCGGGAGCGCGGGTTCTCGCGGCGGCGCCGGCGGCGGCGCGACCGGCGGCGTTCCTTGGGGTCGTCCTCCTTCTCGGATCGAACGTCTACGCGAATGCGAAGGAGAGGGGCGCTTCGGCATATCCGCCCGCGTGGCGGAACTACCACGGGGCGGCGCTCTGGGCGAGGGAGAACACGCCCGAGGAGAGCGTCTTCGTCTGCCGAAAGCCGGGGCTCTTCTATGTCTGGTCGGGGCGGCGCGCGGCGGCGTACCTCTGGTCCGAGGATCGCCGGGCGGTCTTCGAGAAGATGCTCGCCGATCGGGCGGATTACGTGGTGGTCGCTCCTCTCTCGGGAACGACACCCCGCTATCTCATCCCGGCGATCGAAGAGCATCGAGGCCGCTTCGAGGTCGTGTTCCATCTTTCCGAGCCGGACACCTATGTGCTCCGGCTCCTGCCGGAGAATGCGCCGTGA
- a CDS encoding glycosyltransferase family 4 protein encodes MRIFVQSIYYPPRLGGIENHVFNLCVGLAARGHQVTVAASRTERDAPALERLGNLTVRRTPIPGRHFFGWTANAVLSLPVAIRHGWDAEVLHAHTFQAVLPLLPVRLLRGTPLVVTLHCSHFLRMVKKPIWRAVFRLLFAPADFFLATSVELADAGRRVVPSKPIEEVVNGIDTDLFRPVSPSVPRREGRAVLVATRRFVPKNGVRYLIDALPAILEKIPCDLYLAGIGPEQRDLEERTARHGIRECVHFLGGVANRDLPPLLSSADAVVVPSLVEATSLSALEAMACERPVAASRVGGLPEIIDETCGTLFRSGDPDDLAEKLVALLRRPREERAAQGAEGRRRVVERWSLSSFVDRHEALYRRLREARHGA; translated from the coding sequence GTGAGGATCTTTGTCCAGTCGATCTACTACCCGCCCCGATTGGGAGGGATCGAGAACCACGTGTTCAACCTATGCGTCGGGCTCGCCGCGCGCGGGCACCAAGTGACGGTGGCCGCCTCCCGAACGGAGCGGGACGCTCCGGCTCTCGAGCGGCTCGGAAACCTCACCGTGCGGCGGACGCCGATCCCGGGACGGCATTTCTTCGGATGGACGGCGAACGCGGTTCTCTCGCTCCCCGTCGCGATCCGGCACGGGTGGGACGCGGAGGTTCTTCATGCCCATACCTTTCAGGCGGTCCTGCCGCTTCTCCCGGTCCGTCTTCTCCGAGGAACCCCGCTCGTCGTCACCCTGCACTGCTCGCATTTCCTTCGGATGGTGAAGAAGCCGATCTGGCGAGCCGTCTTCCGTCTGCTCTTCGCCCCCGCCGATTTCTTCTTGGCGACGAGCGTGGAGCTCGCGGACGCGGGCCGACGGGTCGTCCCGTCGAAACCGATCGAGGAGGTGGTGAACGGGATCGACACGGATCTCTTCCGGCCGGTGTCGCCGTCGGTTCCTCGGCGGGAAGGGCGGGCGGTTCTCGTCGCGACGCGGCGGTTCGTTCCGAAGAACGGCGTTCGCTACCTGATCGACGCGCTCCCCGCGATACTGGAAAAGATCCCGTGTGACCTGTATCTTGCGGGGATCGGGCCGGAGCAGCGCGATCTCGAGGAGCGGACGGCGCGCCACGGAATCCGGGAGTGCGTCCACTTTCTCGGTGGGGTTGCGAACCGGGATCTGCCGCCGCTTCTCTCGTCGGCGGACGCGGTGGTGGTCCCGTCGCTCGTCGAGGCGACCTCGCTCTCCGCTCTCGAGGCGATGGCGTGCGAGCGGCCGGTCGCGGCCTCGAGGGTTGGCGGTCTCCCCGAGATCATCGACGAGACGTGCGGGACGCTCTTTCGGAGCGGCGACCCGGACGACCTCGCGGAGAAGTTGGTCGCGCTTCTTCGCCGCCCCCGCGAGGAGCGGGCCGCGCAGGGAGCGGAGGGGAGGCGGCGCGTCGTCGAGCGCTGGAGCCTGTCGTCGTTCGTCGATCGCCACGAGGCGCTCTACCGGCGTCTTCGGGAGGCGAGGCATGGCGCGTGA
- the wecB gene encoding UDP-N-acetylglucosamine 2-epimerase (non-hydrolyzing), whose protein sequence is MAREGPRVLAVIGTRPEAIKMAPVVLELRARAEGSVRTVLTAQHREMSDEVLALFGIEPDHDLDIMRPGQSLFETSARLLPGLESVYRKESPDLVLVQGDTTTTFIGALSAYYLGIAVGHVEAGLRTDDKRNPFPEEINRRLTSSLADLHFAPTERARGALLAEGIPERRIRVTGNTVIDALFRILEKKGPESERLPEGPDPSRRWIVVTSHRRENWGAPLESIAWALRDLVERYDDVEVIYPVHPNPNVRKTTDALLRGRARIHLLEPLDYVRFVRLMNACRLLITDSGGVQEEAPSLGKPVLVIREKTERPEAVEAGTVLLVGTDRERIVREASRLLDSDEEYDAMARRHNPYGDGKASGRIADAIARWWRDGTA, encoded by the coding sequence ATGGCGCGTGAAGGGCCGCGGGTTCTCGCGGTGATCGGGACGAGACCCGAGGCGATCAAGATGGCGCCGGTCGTGCTCGAGCTCCGCGCGCGAGCGGAGGGTTCGGTCCGCACGGTTCTCACCGCGCAGCATCGGGAGATGTCGGACGAAGTTCTCGCCCTCTTCGGCATCGAGCCGGACCACGACCTCGATATCATGCGCCCCGGCCAATCGCTCTTCGAGACGAGCGCGCGTCTCCTTCCGGGGCTCGAGTCGGTCTACCGGAAGGAAAGCCCGGACCTCGTTCTCGTGCAGGGAGACACGACCACGACCTTCATCGGCGCGCTGTCGGCCTATTACCTCGGCATCGCGGTCGGCCACGTGGAGGCCGGTCTTCGCACCGACGACAAGAGGAACCCGTTTCCGGAGGAGATCAACCGAAGGCTCACCTCGTCCCTCGCGGACCTCCACTTCGCTCCGACGGAGAGGGCGAGGGGGGCGCTTCTCGCCGAGGGGATCCCGGAACGCCGGATCCGCGTGACGGGAAACACCGTGATCGACGCGCTCTTCCGCATTCTGGAGAAGAAGGGGCCGGAGAGCGAGCGGCTTCCCGAGGGGCCGGATCCGTCGCGGCGATGGATCGTGGTGACGAGCCACCGCCGCGAGAACTGGGGCGCGCCGCTCGAGTCGATCGCTTGGGCGCTTCGCGATCTCGTCGAGCGCTACGACGATGTCGAGGTGATCTATCCCGTGCACCCGAACCCGAACGTGCGGAAGACGACCGACGCGCTCCTCCGGGGACGCGCGCGCATCCACCTTCTCGAACCGCTCGACTATGTCCGGTTCGTGCGTCTCATGAACGCATGCCGCCTTCTCATCACCGATTCGGGCGGCGTGCAGGAGGAGGCGCCCTCGCTCGGCAAGCCGGTTCTCGTGATTCGCGAGAAGACGGAGAGACCTGAGGCGGTCGAGGCGGGGACGGTGCTTCTCGTCGGAACCGATCGCGAGCGGATCGTGAGAGAGGCTTCGCGTCTTCTCGATTCCGACGAGGAGTACGATGCGATGGCGCGCCGGCACAACCCGTACGGCGACGGAAAGGCGTCGGGGAGGATCGCGGACGCGATCGCCCGATGGTGGCGAGATGGAACGGCCTAG
- a CDS encoding flippase-like domain-containing protein: protein MERPSRFSILRVLLSSALVAAILFFLARLLARSWREAGVYDWNVNGWWIAASFAVLALYFPFVAWIWAGLARSVGGEISFRGACRVWFLSQMGKYVPGKVWYAMGRLYLSRESGLGIVPATASTLLEILLVLLSAGAVFLVSLPLWPSPARGELVWIPIAVVLLALLVHPKIFALLLGLAARALRREVPPVRLTWSGLAWNTARYAGSWILYGAGIDFLLRGIRMDGASAEIALGAPGRILFIAGSAAVAWSLGFLSLFAPGGLGVREASFAYCLSMHLAAPLPVLLALVARLWIVVGEVGSAAVGWRLGGGAR, encoded by the coding sequence ATGGAACGGCCTAGCCGGTTCAGCATCCTCCGCGTGCTTCTCTCGTCGGCGCTCGTCGCGGCGATTCTCTTCTTTCTTGCGAGGCTCCTCGCGAGAAGCTGGCGCGAGGCGGGCGTCTATGATTGGAACGTGAACGGTTGGTGGATCGCAGCCTCGTTCGCCGTGCTCGCCCTCTACTTTCCGTTCGTCGCGTGGATCTGGGCGGGGCTCGCGAGGTCCGTGGGTGGGGAGATCTCCTTCCGCGGGGCCTGCCGCGTTTGGTTTCTTTCGCAGATGGGCAAGTACGTTCCCGGAAAGGTCTGGTACGCGATGGGACGGCTCTACCTGAGCCGCGAGTCGGGGCTCGGCATCGTTCCGGCCACGGCGAGCACGCTTCTCGAGATCCTTCTCGTCCTTCTCTCGGCCGGCGCGGTCTTTCTCGTGTCACTTCCCTTGTGGCCGTCCCCCGCGCGAGGCGAGCTTGTGTGGATCCCGATCGCGGTGGTTCTCCTCGCGCTTCTCGTGCACCCAAAGATCTTCGCGCTTCTTCTTGGCCTCGCCGCGCGCGCGCTCCGCCGGGAAGTTCCCCCGGTTCGGCTTACGTGGAGCGGCCTTGCGTGGAACACGGCGCGCTACGCGGGGAGCTGGATCCTCTACGGCGCCGGGATCGACTTCCTTCTCCGCGGCATCCGCATGGATGGCGCTTCGGCGGAGATCGCGCTCGGCGCGCCGGGACGGATTCTCTTCATCGCGGGGTCGGCGGCCGTCGCGTGGTCGCTCGGGTTTCTCAGCCTCTTCGCCCCCGGCGGGCTCGGGGTCCGCGAAGCATCCTTCGCCTATTGTCTCTCGATGCATCTCGCGGCGCCGCTCCCGGTTCTCCTCGCGCTCGTCGCGCGGCTCTGGATCGTCGTGGGGGAAGTCGGGTCGGCCGCGGTCGGATGGCGCCTCGGAGGAGGAGCTCGGTGA